A portion of the Pedobacter cryoconitis genome contains these proteins:
- a CDS encoding glycoside hydrolase family 16 protein, which yields MKTINLMLCLLAGAQLLSSCKKDVNASSENSSANTDPRAVSYQLLWSDDFNGNSVNQANWSFETGAGGWGNNEKQYYQPDNATVADGNLIITAKKQSVGGAPYTSARMITRGKKEYTYGRFEARIKLPQGQGQWPAFWMLGANIGSVGWPKCGEIDIMENVNTNSQVLGTIHWFDQAYAYYGGNTNTSPQNYHVYRVDWTPTAIKWYVDDVQFHEANIANSINGTDEFHRPFFLLLNMAVGGNLPGQTIDESRLPAKMYVDYVKVYKIVGS from the coding sequence ATGAAAACAATTAATTTAATGCTGTGCCTGCTTGCGGGCGCACAACTTTTGAGTTCTTGTAAAAAGGACGTGAATGCATCCTCAGAGAATTCTTCTGCCAATACTGACCCGCGTGCAGTAAGTTATCAGCTCTTATGGTCTGATGATTTTAATGGAAATTCGGTAAACCAGGCAAACTGGTCTTTTGAAACCGGTGCTGGCGGCTGGGGAAACAATGAAAAACAATACTATCAACCGGACAATGCAACTGTAGCTGATGGAAACCTGATTATCACGGCAAAGAAACAGAGTGTAGGTGGAGCACCTTATACTTCTGCAAGAATGATTACCAGGGGTAAAAAGGAATACACTTATGGCAGATTTGAAGCTAGAATCAAATTGCCTCAGGGACAAGGGCAATGGCCTGCATTCTGGATGCTTGGCGCAAATATCGGTAGCGTAGGATGGCCAAAATGCGGTGAAATCGACATCATGGAAAATGTAAATACGAATTCACAAGTATTAGGTACTATCCACTGGTTCGATCAGGCTTATGCTTATTATGGTGGTAATACCAATACCAGTCCTCAGAATTACCATGTTTACCGCGTAGACTGGACGCCAACTGCAATTAAATGGTATGTAGATGATGTACAATTTCATGAAGCCAATATTGCCAACAGTATTAATGGTACTGATGAATTTCACCGTCCGTTCTTCTTACTGTTAAATATGGCCGTTGGTGGTAATCTTCCGGGACAAACTATTGATGAGAGCAGATTACCTGCAAAAATGTATGTAGATTACGTGAAGGTTTACAAAATTGTAGGTTCATAA
- a CDS encoding autotransporter domain-containing protein — protein MFLFLLTIAISARSQSGTNYSKGTTEKNTIELQVYGAYSTADFDWSIAGNSLGQNPNVLSEVKWKNIKGPGMGLDIRLNIWSPIFLKVNYQRNSIKSGKVSDTDYAADDRMNPGYQANLNSNEGFSYHYAVAGGYEFKLNPLLKLSPFAGYLKSAQHLHLKDFKEETDPAIKTLNSTYQANWTGPMIGIEANLRLGNQLSIHAMLNYKQLKYNATADWNLIDAFVHPVSFRHTANGNGTDGFLQINFRFNPVLSVFIRGNYSYANTGKGTDELFLADGQEVQSQFNGATRHGTGLAAGLGLSL, from the coding sequence ATGTTCCTTTTCCTGCTGACTATTGCGATTTCTGCCAGGTCGCAATCGGGCACAAATTATTCAAAAGGTACAACTGAAAAAAACACAATAGAACTCCAGGTTTATGGTGCTTATAGTACCGCAGATTTTGACTGGTCGATCGCTGGCAATAGCTTGGGCCAAAATCCCAATGTGTTATCGGAGGTCAAATGGAAAAATATAAAAGGCCCGGGTATGGGACTGGATATTCGTTTGAATATCTGGTCTCCTATCTTTTTAAAAGTAAATTATCAGCGTAATTCTATTAAAAGTGGTAAAGTATCTGATACAGATTATGCTGCTGACGACAGGATGAACCCGGGTTATCAGGCAAATTTAAATAGCAACGAAGGTTTTTCTTACCATTATGCAGTGGCTGGCGGTTATGAATTTAAGCTAAACCCTTTGCTTAAACTCAGTCCATTTGCAGGTTATCTGAAAAGTGCCCAGCATTTGCATCTGAAAGATTTTAAGGAGGAAACTGATCCTGCTATCAAAACATTAAACAGTACTTACCAGGCAAACTGGACTGGTCCGATGATCGGTATAGAAGCTAATCTCCGGCTTGGTAACCAGCTTTCAATCCACGCAATGCTGAACTATAAACAACTTAAATATAACGCAACTGCCGATTGGAACCTGATTGATGCATTTGTACATCCGGTAAGCTTCAGGCATACTGCTAACGGTAATGGAACTGATGGCTTTTTGCAAATAAACTTTCGCTTTAACCCTGTTTTATCTGTCTTTATACGTGGTAATTACAGTTACGCTAATACAGGTAAAGGTACTGATGAACTGTTTTTGGCAGATGGTCAAGAAGTTCAGTCTCAATTTAACGGGGCTACCAGGCATGGAACTGGTTTAGCTGCGGGTCTTGGTTTAAGTCTTTAA
- a CDS encoding class I SAM-dependent methyltransferase translates to MTSSSLQLLYGNIDIYLFDQLLKGHYNNCQKVIDVGCGGGRNLVYFLNNGFEVYGIDPDPVAINAVKALAERLSPTHPLLNFRVSSAEDMPFGEEYFDLLICSAVLHFADNEMHFKEMLLAMWKVIKPGGFFFARLASVIGIEELISPLGNGRYLLPDGTARFLVNEQTLLDYTNELNGYLYEPIKTTNVQNLRCMTTWCLQKL, encoded by the coding sequence ATGACTTCATCTTCTCTGCAACTCCTTTACGGTAACATAGATATTTATCTATTTGACCAGTTATTGAAAGGCCATTACAACAATTGCCAAAAAGTGATAGACGTTGGTTGTGGTGGCGGACGTAACCTGGTTTACTTTCTCAATAACGGTTTTGAAGTCTATGGAATAGATCCTGACCCAGTAGCGATCAATGCAGTTAAAGCCTTGGCTGAGCGTCTTTCGCCCACCCACCCACTGCTTAATTTCAGGGTTTCCAGTGCTGAGGACATGCCTTTTGGCGAAGAATATTTCGACTTGCTGATTTGCAGTGCTGTACTGCATTTCGCTGACAATGAAATGCATTTTAAAGAGATGCTGCTGGCGATGTGGAAAGTAATTAAGCCAGGTGGGTTCTTTTTTGCCAGGCTGGCTTCAGTTATTGGGATAGAGGAGCTGATCAGTCCTTTAGGCAACGGCCGGTATTTGTTACCAGATGGAACAGCACGCTTTTTAGTGAATGAACAAACTTTACTGGACTATACCAATGAGCTCAATGGCTATCTGTATGAGCCCATCAAAACTACAAATGTTCAGAACTTGCGCTGCATGACGACCTGGTGCCTGCAAAAATTATAA